The following are encoded together in the Streptomyces sp. NBC_00358 genome:
- a CDS encoding flavin reductase family protein, which produces MTDLDPFTGLLDYPMYVVTAQAGGERAGCLVGFASQCSIRPARFMVWLSRANRTYRVAEHAERLAVHLLRRDQHRLARLFGGDTGDRTDKFTDVSWHPGPGGSPILDEAPAWFVGRVENRIDGGDHVGFLLAPEAARHLAGGHATLLTLGDTHDITPGHPAN; this is translated from the coding sequence GTGACCGATCTCGATCCCTTCACCGGCCTGCTCGACTACCCGATGTACGTCGTGACCGCGCAGGCGGGCGGGGAGAGAGCCGGCTGCCTGGTCGGATTCGCCTCGCAGTGCTCGATCAGGCCCGCCCGGTTCATGGTCTGGCTGTCCAGGGCCAACCGCACGTACCGGGTGGCCGAGCACGCCGAACGGCTCGCGGTCCATCTGCTCCGCCGCGACCAGCACCGGCTGGCCCGGCTCTTCGGAGGCGATACCGGCGACCGTACGGACAAGTTCACGGACGTCTCCTGGCACCCGGGACCGGGCGGATCACCGATCCTCGACGAGGCCCCCGCCTGGTTCGTCGGCCGCGTGGAGAACCGGATCGACGGCGGCGACCACGTCGGTTTCCTGCTCGCCCCGGAGGCGGCACGACATCTCGCGGGCGGCCACGCCACTCTGCTGACGCTGGGCGACACCCATGACATCACCCCGGGCCACCCGGCGAACTGA